The following are encoded together in the Zingiber officinale cultivar Zhangliang chromosome 8A, Zo_v1.1, whole genome shotgun sequence genome:
- the LOC122012417 gene encoding serine--glyoxylate aminotransferase, producing the protein MDFVYGAGRNHLFVPGPVNIPEPVIRAMNRNNEDYRSPAVPALTKTLLEDVKKIFKTTTGTPFIIPTTGTGAWESALTNTLSPGDKIVTFLIGQFSLLWIDQQKRLNFNVDVIESDWGQGANLDALASKLQADWSHSIKAVCIVHNETATGVTNNLATVRKLLDEYKHPALLLVDGVSSICALDFRMDEWGVDVALTGSQKALSMPTGMGFICASPKALEAAKTAKSLRVFFDWNDYLKFYKLGTYWPYTPSIQLLYGLRAALDLIFEEGLDNVISRHTRLGKATRLAVEAWGLKNCTQKEEWFSNTVTAVLVPSYINSADIVKRAWERYNLSLGLGLNKVAGKVFRIGHLGNLNELQLLGCLSGVEMVLKDVGYPVKLGSGVGAAATYLQNSTPMIPSRI; encoded by the exons ATGGACTTCGTCTATGGAGCTGGGAGGAACCACCTGTTTGTTCCAGGGCCAGTTAATATTCCTGAGCCAGTGATACGGGCAATGAATAGGAACAATGAGGACTATCGCTCACCTGCAGTGCCTGCGTTGACAAAGACTCTTCTTGAGGATGTTAAGAAGATCTTCAAGACTACTACTGGAACACCATTCATTATCCCAACAACAG GTACTGGGGCTTGGGAAAGTGCACTTACTAATACTCTATCACCTGGAGATAAGATTGTGACTTTCCTCATTGGACAATTTAGTCTTCTCTGGATTGATCAACAGAAACGCCTTAATTTCAATGTCGATGTAATCGAAAGTGATTGGGGACAAGGTGCCAATCTTGATGCATTGGCTTCTAAGCTACAAGCTGACTGGTCTCATTCGATCAAGGCTGTCTGCATTGTTCACAATGAGACGGCAACCGGAGTTACCAACAATTTGGCAACTGTAAGGAAATTGCTTG ATGAGTACAAACATCCTGCATTGCTCCTTGTCGACGGAGTCTCATCAATCTGTGCTCTTGACTTCCGCATGGACGAATGGGGAGTCGATGTCGCTTTGACAGGATCTCAGAAGGCTCTTTCAATGCCTACTGGTATGGGATTTATATGCGCCAGTCCTAAAGCTCTTGAAGCCGCCAAGACTGCTAAGTCTCTGAGAGTGTTCTTCGACTGGAATGACTACTTAAAGTTCTACAAATTGGGAACTTACTGGCCCTACACGCCTTCCATCCAACTGCTATATGGACTTAGAGCTGCCCTCGACCTCATATTTGAGGAGGGTCTTGACAATGTGATATCCAGGCACACCCGTCTCGGAAAAGCAACAAG ACTTGCTGTTGAGGCTTGGGGCTTGAAGAACTGCACACAGAAGGAAGAATGGTTCAGTAATACTGTCACTGCTGTGTTAGTTCCCTCTTACATTAACAGTGCTGATATAGTGAAGAGAGCTTGGGAGAGATACAACTTAAGCTTAGGATTGGGACTCAACAAAGTGGCAGGCAAAGTGTTTAGGATAGGGCACTTGGGCAACCTTAATGAG CTTCAATTGCTGGGTTGCCTGAGTGGCGTGGAAATGGTGCTCAAAGATGTAGGATACCCAGTCAAGCTAGGAAGTGGAGTTGGCGCAGCAGCTACTTACCTTCAGAACAGTACTCCTATGATACCTTCTCGAATATAA
- the LOC122012419 gene encoding mannan endo-1,4-beta-mannosidase 6-like, with product MKGRRVYSLLGILLLLAVGYLNWSSGGGGGIRVPIPWLQPRMGFIGRNGTQFVDLDDGLPIYVNGWNSYWLMVSESGNWMVEMLRRGRAMGMSVCRTWAFSDGGPNALQISPGRFDERKFQALDLVIYEARKNHIRLILSLVNNLKAFGGKAQYVRWAQAAGVNVSTSLDPFFSDSTIKGYYKDFLKAIISRKNSYSGVRYSDEPAIFAWELINEPRCDSNSSSSLLQEWIAEMASYVKSLDEKHLVTVGLEGFYGPGRTERLGINPGAWAASLGSDFIKNSAIENIDFASVHAYPDSWIPKATLEEKVKYLSSWVDSHINDSEHLLKKPVLFSEVGSQLHVKKNGSYDRDILLKIVYDKVYESASKGQAGAGALIWQLVVEGMQRYHDEFSLVAREHASTYNLILQQSCRLQNSLKKNKNASREINHICMDLPP from the exons ATGAAGGGGCGGCGAGTCTACTCGCTCCTCggcatcctcctcctcctcgccgtGGGCTACCTCAACTGGTCGTCCGGCGGAGGCGGCGGGATTCGGGTCCCGATCCCGTGGCTGCAGCCTCGAATGGGGTTCATCGGCCGGAATGGGACACAGTTCGTTGACCTCGACGACGGGTTGCCGATCTACGTCAACGGTTGGAACTCCTACTGGCTTATGGTATCCGAATCCGGAAATTGGATGGTAGAGATGCTAAGGCGCGGGCGCGCCATGGGGATGTCGGTGTGTCGGACGTGGGCGTTCAGTGACGGAGGCCCTAATGCGCTTCAGATCTCCCCCGGACGCTTCGACGAAAGGAAGTTCCAG GCATTGGATCTTGTCATATACGAAGCAAGGAAAAATCACATCAGGTTAATTCTTAGCCTTGTCAATAATCTCAAAGCATTTGGCGGGAAAGCTCAGTATGTCAGGTGGGCACAAGCTGCTGGGGTTAATGTGTCAACTTCCTTAGATCCATTCTTCTCGGATTCAACCATCAAGGGATACTACAAAGACTTTCTCAAG GCAATCATTTCCAGAAAGAACTCCTACAGTGGAGTCAGATACTCTGATGAACCTGCCATATTTGCTTGGGAACTAATAAATGAACCTCGATGTGATTCCAACTCATCCAGCTCACTTCTTCAG GAATGGATTGCTGAGATGGCATCATATGTAAAGAGTTTAGATGAGAAACATCTTGTCACAGTGGGGCTTGAAGGGTTTTATGGACCTGGAAGAACAGAACGGTTGGGGATAAACCCAGGGGCATGGGCAGCTTCACTTGGTTCCGACTTTATAAAGAACTCAGCAATTGAGAATATAGATTTTGCTTCTGTGCACGCATATCCTGATAGCTG GATACCAAAGGCAACGCTGGAAGAAAAAGTAAAGTATCTCTCAAGTTGGGTTGATTCTCATATCAATGATAGTGAGCATTTGCTGAAGAAACCAGTCTTGTTCTCAGAGGTTGGCTCACAATTGCATGTTAAGAAAAATGGGTCATACGACAGAGACATATTACTAAAAATAGTTTATGATAAAGTGTATGAGTCAGCCAGTAAGGGGCAAGCTGGAGCTGGTGCTCTCATTTGGCAATTGGTTGTTGAAGGAATGCAAAGATATCATGACGAATTTTCTCTAGTAGCAAGGGAGCACGCCTCCACATATAATCTGATATTGCAACAATCTTGTAGATTACAGAACTCGcttaagaaaaacaaaaatgctaGTCGAGAAATCAACCATATCTGCATGGATTTGCCACCCTAA
- the LOC122012418 gene encoding phosphatidylinositol/phosphatidylcholine transfer protein SFH13-like, producing MIDFVEGSRSYEGSKERRSDMENSEDERWQTRMGSLKKKALNASCRFTHSLKKRGRRRVNFRIPSVSIEDVRDAEEEQAVHLFRRQLIDMALLPNQHDDYHTLLRFLKARKFDYEKATHMWADMLQWRKEFGADRILEDFKFEEIEGVLRYYPQGYHGVDKEGRPIYIERLGKAEPNKLMHITTVERYLKYHVQEFEKVLAEKFPACSIAAKRHIGSSTTILDVQGVGLKNFSKTARDLLLNIQKIDGDYYPETLHQMFIVNAGHGFKLLWNTVKGFLDPKTTSKIHVLGTKYQSRLLEAVDAGQLPEFLGGSCTCYYDGGCLRSNKGPWKDPVIIKLVQGVDAAYLMARKHACDGEKIVTPCTRLHCLKGIYSDTSAAESVSDVDIGSPVISGSFEYASAHKVGEVNHAEYQNCNELFFKVDKDIHVAQAGCKLSVKTSKAIKDRANAPTSALPNSFGNAAVDRHNIKDHLDEGKLHCFARMLVSFLVKVLSFLCTLRSRLDTSSENIHSLEALDLAHNKNSTAETIKKDYVTACMNRLQKVELMLNELSSKPAEIPPEKERMIMDLIDRIKSVEFDVPKTNKVLQATLMKQMELEATLEALKDSINRTRIFC from the exons ATGATAG ATTTTGTTGAAGGCTCACGCAGTTACGAGGGGAGTAAAGAAAGGAGATCAGATATGGAGAACTCCGAGGACGAGAGATGGCAGACAAGAATGGGGTCCCTGAAGAAAAAAGCGCTGAATGCTTCCTGCAGATTTACCCACTCTCTAAAGAAACGGGGGAGGAGGAGAGTCAATTTCAGAATTCCTTCGGTGTCTATTGAGGATGTGAGAGATGCAGAAGAGGAGCAAGCTGTCCATTTATTCCGGAGGCAACTCATTGATATGGCCTTGCTGCCTAATCAACATGATGACTATCACACATTACTGAG ATTCCTCAAGGCAAGAAAATTTGACTATGAGAAAGCAACTCATATGTGGGCTGACATGCTTCAGTGGAGAAAAGAATTTGGAGCAGACAGAATTCTGGAG GACTTCAAATTTGAAGAAATTGAGGGAGTTTTACGCTATTATCCACAAGGGTACCATGGAGTTGACAAAGAGGGTAGGCCAATCTACATTGAGAGGCTTGGGAAGGCTGAGCCAAATAAGCTTATGCACATAACAACAGTTGAGCGATACTTAAAGTATCATGTACAAGAATTTGAGAAAGTCCTGGCTGAGAAATTTCCTGCATGCTCAATTGCCGCCAAGAGACATATCGGTTCATCTACAACAATTTTGGATGTACAAGGAGTG GGGTTGAAGAATTTTAGCAAGACAGCCAGAGATCTCTTGCTCAATATACAGAAAATAGATGGTGATTATTATCCTGAG ACACTACATCAGATGTTTATTGTTAATGCTGGCCATGGATTTAAGCTTCTTTGGAATACTGTAAAAGGCTTTCTTGATCCTAAAACTACTTCAAAGATACAT GTTCTAGGAACTAAGTACCAGAGTAGACTTCTTGAAGCAGTTGATGCAGG CCAACTTCCAGAATTTCTTGGCGGTTCATGTACATGTTATTATGATGGGGGATGTCTTAGATCTAATAAAGGCCCCTGGAAGGATCCAGTTATCATAAAG CTTGTGCAAGGTGTTGATGCAGCCTACCTGATGGCAAGAAAACATGCTTGTGATGGAGAAAAAATTGTAACCCCTTGTACAAGGCTGCATTGCTTGAAG GGAATATATAGTGATACTTCTGCAGCTGAATCTGTTTCTGATGTTGATATTGGCTCTCCTGTGATATCAGGGTCTTTTGAGTATGCTTCAGCTCATAAA GTTGGGGAAGTTAATCATGCCGAATATCAGAATTGCAATGAACTTTTTTTCAAGGTTGATAAAGATATACACGTTGCTCAAGCTGGATGCAAGCTTTCTGTGAAGACATCAAAAGCAATAAAAGACCGTGCAAATGCACCCACAAGCGCACTGCCAAATTCATTTG GGAATGCTGCTGTTGATAGACACAACATCAAGGATCATTTAGATGAGGGAAAACTACACTGTTTTGCAAGAATGTTGGTTTCATTTCTTGTAAAAGTTCTATCCTTTTTGTGTACATTAAGGTCTAGGCTTGATACAAGCTCAGAGAATATTCATTCATTAGAAGCATTGGACTTGGCACACAATAAAAACTCTACTGCAGAAACCATCAAGAAAGATTATGTCACTGCTTGCATGAACCGTCTTCAAAAGGTTGAGTTGATGCTGAATGAACTTAGCAGTAAGCCAGCAGAGATTCCTCCAGAAAAAGAGCGGATGATAATGGATTTGATAGACAGGATAAAGTCTGTAGAGTTTGATGTTCCCAAAACAAATAAA GTACTGCAAGCAACATTGATGAAGCAAATGGAGCTTGAAGCAACTTTAGAAGCTTTGAAAGACTCTATCAACCGC acgAGAATATTTTGTTGA
- the LOC122012422 gene encoding serine/threonine-protein kinase D6PK-like isoform X1, whose translation MASRSISIPEKQLKLPSNHKADLNIHATKHGPSKRPPAVADNTIDHVEIQVSEVSLVPAADKVPSMAVLSLEINDAPSTCSNNRSKDLAALVEPNMFMILECNGDQRNSREYSTSEDLTKTVGSAKPNDKTDATENRKSSSGKPSTSINSDESSHSSLSCSLSKPHKANDLRWEAIQTVRATATVLGLNHFRLLTKLGYGDIGSVYLSELIGTKNYFAMKVMDKEHLTSRKKLLRAQTEREILQCLDHPFLPTLYSHFETEKFSCLVMEFCPGGDLHTLRQRQPEKHFSEQATKFYVAEVLLALEYLHMLGVIYRDLKPENVLVREDGHIMLSDFDLSLQCAFSPSLIRKSNFKSETSRRNNLACIEPPTSCVQPSCIAPATCFGPRFFSKSKKSHKVKTDTGNQVTPLPELVAEPTDARSMSFVGTHEYLAPEIIKGEGHGSAVDWWTFGIFLYELLFGKTPFKGSGNRATLFNVVGQPLRFPDSPMVSFSARDLIRKLLVKEPQYRLAYKRGSAEIKQHPFFDGINWALIRCESPPEIPRPFDTRRFSQPSSSRKEKAEPASISNEKGPDTSPEFDSF comes from the exons ATGGCTTCAAGGTCTATCTCCATCCCAGAGAAACAATTGAAGCTACCTAGCAATCACAAAGCAGACCTAAATATTCATGCTACTAAACATGGTCCATCAAAAAGACCACCGGCCGTTGCAGACAACACAATCGATCATGTTGAGATACAAGTTTCCGAAGTATCTCTTGTTCCTGCTGCAGACAAGGTTCCATCCATGGCTGTCCTCTCATTAGAAATTAATGATGCACCTTCAACTTGTAGTAATAACCGATCAAAAGATCTTGCAGCTTTAGTAGAGCCAAACATGTTCATGATCTTGGAATGTAATGGAGACCAAAGAAACAGCCGGGAATACAGTACAAGTGAGGATTTAACAAAGACCGTCGGAAGTGCTAAGCCTAATGACAAAACAGATGCTACTGAGAACAGAAAAAGTAGCTCGGGCAAGCCCAGCACAAGCATTAACAGTGATGAGAGTTCACACAGTAGCTTGAGTTGTAGCCTCAGCAAACCCCATAAGGCAAATGATTTGAGGTGGGAAGCAATTCAAACTGTGCGTGCTACAGCTACTGTTCTTGGTTTAAACCATTTCAGGCTGTTAACAAAGTTGGGATATGGAGATATAGGCAGTGTCTATCTGTCAGAACTGATTGGGACAAAGAATTATTTCGCCATGAAGGTCATGGACAAGGAACACTTAACGAGTCGTAAGAAACTTCTAAGAGCTCAGACAGAGAGGGAGATATTACAATGCTTGGACCATCCCTTTCTTCCCACATTGTATTCACACTTCGAGACTGAAAAATTCTCATGTTTGGTGATGGAGTTCTGTCCAGGGGGAGATTTGCACACCTTACGGCAAAGGCAGCCTGAGAAACATTTTTCTGAGCAAGCAACCAA ATTCTATGTAGCGGAGGTCCTCCTTGCACTTGAATACCTACACATGCTCGGCGTCATATACCGCGACCTCAAGCCGGAAAACGTCCTGGTTAGGGAGGACGGGCACATCATGCTTTCCGACTTCGACCTTTCCCTCCAATGTGCATTTAGCCCATCATTGATCAGAAAATCCAACTTCAAATCTGAAACATCACGGAGGAACAACCTTGCCTGCATCGAACCACCGACATCGTGCGTCCAACCTTCTTGTATTGCTCCGGCAACATGCTTCGGACCTCGTTTCTTTTCCAAGTCCAAGAAGAGCCACAAAGTTAAAACTGACACAGGGAACCAGGTGACTCCCTTGCCAGAGCTTGTAGCAGAGCCCACAGATGCTCGGTCTATGTCCTTCGTCGGCACACATGAGTATTTAGCCCCAGAGATCATCAAGGGCGAGGGCCATGGCAGTGCTGTCGATTGGTGGACCTTTGGCATCTTCTTGTATGAGCTTTTGTTCGGTAAGACCCCGTTCAAGGGATCGGGCAACAGGGCCACATTGTTCAATGTCGTAGGGCAGCCATTGCGCTTCCCCGACTCCCCAATGGTGAGCTTCTCTGCAAGGGACCTCATAAGGAAGCTACTTGTGAAAGAGCCACAGTACAGGCTCGCATACAAGCGTGGCTCTGCGGAAATCAAGCAGCATCCATTCTTCGACGGCATAAATTGGGCATTAATACGGTGCGAAAGTCCCCCGGAAATCCCAAGGCCTTTCGATACTCGAAGGTTTTCACAGCCTTCGTCGTCAAGAAAAGAGAAGGCTGAACCTGCTAGCATTAGCAATGAGAAAGGGCCTGATACCTCTCCTGAATTCGATTCCTTTTAG
- the LOC122012422 gene encoding protein kinase G11A-like isoform X2, whose amino-acid sequence MFMILECNGDQRNSREYSTSEDLTKTVGSAKPNDKTDATENRKSSSGKPSTSINSDESSHSSLSCSLSKPHKANDLRWEAIQTVRATATVLGLNHFRLLTKLGYGDIGSVYLSELIGTKNYFAMKVMDKEHLTSRKKLLRAQTEREILQCLDHPFLPTLYSHFETEKFSCLVMEFCPGGDLHTLRQRQPEKHFSEQATKFYVAEVLLALEYLHMLGVIYRDLKPENVLVREDGHIMLSDFDLSLQCAFSPSLIRKSNFKSETSRRNNLACIEPPTSCVQPSCIAPATCFGPRFFSKSKKSHKVKTDTGNQVTPLPELVAEPTDARSMSFVGTHEYLAPEIIKGEGHGSAVDWWTFGIFLYELLFGKTPFKGSGNRATLFNVVGQPLRFPDSPMVSFSARDLIRKLLVKEPQYRLAYKRGSAEIKQHPFFDGINWALIRCESPPEIPRPFDTRRFSQPSSSRKEKAEPASISNEKGPDTSPEFDSF is encoded by the exons ATGTTCATGATCTTGGAATGTAATGGAGACCAAAGAAACAGCCGGGAATACAGTACAAGTGAGGATTTAACAAAGACCGTCGGAAGTGCTAAGCCTAATGACAAAACAGATGCTACTGAGAACAGAAAAAGTAGCTCGGGCAAGCCCAGCACAAGCATTAACAGTGATGAGAGTTCACACAGTAGCTTGAGTTGTAGCCTCAGCAAACCCCATAAGGCAAATGATTTGAGGTGGGAAGCAATTCAAACTGTGCGTGCTACAGCTACTGTTCTTGGTTTAAACCATTTCAGGCTGTTAACAAAGTTGGGATATGGAGATATAGGCAGTGTCTATCTGTCAGAACTGATTGGGACAAAGAATTATTTCGCCATGAAGGTCATGGACAAGGAACACTTAACGAGTCGTAAGAAACTTCTAAGAGCTCAGACAGAGAGGGAGATATTACAATGCTTGGACCATCCCTTTCTTCCCACATTGTATTCACACTTCGAGACTGAAAAATTCTCATGTTTGGTGATGGAGTTCTGTCCAGGGGGAGATTTGCACACCTTACGGCAAAGGCAGCCTGAGAAACATTTTTCTGAGCAAGCAACCAA ATTCTATGTAGCGGAGGTCCTCCTTGCACTTGAATACCTACACATGCTCGGCGTCATATACCGCGACCTCAAGCCGGAAAACGTCCTGGTTAGGGAGGACGGGCACATCATGCTTTCCGACTTCGACCTTTCCCTCCAATGTGCATTTAGCCCATCATTGATCAGAAAATCCAACTTCAAATCTGAAACATCACGGAGGAACAACCTTGCCTGCATCGAACCACCGACATCGTGCGTCCAACCTTCTTGTATTGCTCCGGCAACATGCTTCGGACCTCGTTTCTTTTCCAAGTCCAAGAAGAGCCACAAAGTTAAAACTGACACAGGGAACCAGGTGACTCCCTTGCCAGAGCTTGTAGCAGAGCCCACAGATGCTCGGTCTATGTCCTTCGTCGGCACACATGAGTATTTAGCCCCAGAGATCATCAAGGGCGAGGGCCATGGCAGTGCTGTCGATTGGTGGACCTTTGGCATCTTCTTGTATGAGCTTTTGTTCGGTAAGACCCCGTTCAAGGGATCGGGCAACAGGGCCACATTGTTCAATGTCGTAGGGCAGCCATTGCGCTTCCCCGACTCCCCAATGGTGAGCTTCTCTGCAAGGGACCTCATAAGGAAGCTACTTGTGAAAGAGCCACAGTACAGGCTCGCATACAAGCGTGGCTCTGCGGAAATCAAGCAGCATCCATTCTTCGACGGCATAAATTGGGCATTAATACGGTGCGAAAGTCCCCCGGAAATCCCAAGGCCTTTCGATACTCGAAGGTTTTCACAGCCTTCGTCGTCAAGAAAAGAGAAGGCTGAACCTGCTAGCATTAGCAATGAGAAAGGGCCTGATACCTCTCCTGAATTCGATTCCTTTTAG
- the LOC122010511 gene encoding mucin-1-like has translation MYRAAVIAVLFVTAAGFATAADVPAPGPSSNPDHAAPIHSPEKSPSFAVPAHSPASAVPAHSPALAVPARSPASAVPAHSPALAVPAHSPANAPAASRGPVAAKAPSLSTDAPASDASPSSSPAAAPGMDSDDLDDEILTDAPLAGSPSEPPTDESPEEAMSPEGDESSGASAHGAAAGAALGALSAVFLAFIA, from the coding sequence ATGTATCGCGCCGCCGTGATTGCCGTCCTCTTCGTGACCGCGGCCGGATTCGCCACCGCCGCAGACGTCCCCGCGCCTGGTCCAAGCTCGAATCCCGATCACGCTGCGCCTATTCATTCTCCGGAGAAATCCCCCTCGTTCGCCGTCCCCGCTCACTCCCCTGCCTCCGCCGTTCCTGCTCACTCCCCTGCCCTCGCCGTCCCCGCTCGCTCCCCTGCCTCCGCCGTTCCTGCTCACTCCCCTGCCCTCGCCGTCCCAGCTCACTCCCCTGCCAACGCCCCTGCTGCCTCGAGGGGCCCCGTCGCGGCCAAGGCTCCATCCCTTTCAACTGATGCTCCGGCGAGTGACGCCTCGCCGTCGTCCTCCCCAGCAGCAGCGCCGGGCATGGACTCTGACGACTTGGATGACGAAATCCTGACTGACGCTCCGCTTGCAGGAAGTCCATCGGAGCCACCCACTGACGAATCCCCGGAAGAGGCCATGAGCCCGGAGGGAGATGAAAGTAGCGGAGCGAGTGCACATGGGGCTGCCGCCGGCGCCGCCCTTGGCGCTCTCTCCGCCGTTTTCCTAGCGTTTATCGCTTAA